AGGGAGATGAAAAGAGTCTCTGGAATAACAGTAGTATaagaaggagaaggaaatgCTGTATGTGGATCCCAGGACTAGCCTGTAGTGATTGATGGTTCTCTGCTTTCCTTCTCGATAGAGATGTCTTTTCCTTCCAATATATTGTCTCTTATGTATTCGATATAACTGTTTATGGTGGGAATGAATGAATTGGCCTTAGTGTTTCCTATATTTGCTTGCTAAACTGTCGTTTTAAATTTGTGTTTGATATAACTGATTGGAACAGGCCTATGACAGGCAAGTCTGAAAGCAGAAGATATTTTAAACTCTTGGCCAGATACTGAACTGGGGCGAGTCCTTCGGGAATATGGAGAAGAAAGCAATTGGCGTGCTCTTCAGAATAAAATTGCCAAAGCCAGGTTACATGATGGGTTGCATACCACTGGCGAACTGGTAGACCTTATTCAGAATGCGACTCCTTGGAGAAGAGGTATACCATTCTTCCATTGCAGTTTTCTTTCAGCTTTTCCTTCCAGAACCCTTGTAAATTTATAGTACCTTTACCTGACACGCCCAGAGCTAGTTATATGCCTATTGTATATCGTTCCTATATATCTCTCTATTCATAACAAGGGGATGCAGAAACTGATCCCATTAACACTAGGAAGAGCGTTTAAGTTTGTATTGGATTCAATTGCAACAGGAGGTAGACAAGGTTGGATAAAGACAGCAACCAGGGTTTTTCAAGCTCTGAGGATAGCCGTTAATGACGAACTTAAGACACTGGAGGATTCCCTCTACTCTTGTTTTGACTGCCTTGCGCCCGGGGGTAGGCTTGCCGTCATCTCTTTCCACAGTTTGGAGGACAGAATTGTAAAACAGACATTTCTTGGAATCATCAACAGCAATGAGGGtgatggagatgaagaagagaGGCGTGGGactgaaaggaaaaatatgagaaacgaggatgatgaaaatgaagcgTGGATTAGACAAATGATAGGGGGCTGCAGAGGAATAATCCTAACAAAGAGACCTATAACGCCATCGGTGGAAGAAGAGAGATTGAACCGTCGCTGTAGGAGTGCTAAGCTCAGGGTGGTTCAGAAGCTTGAAAGATAGCCAAACGTCTCTGTAATCATTATAAATCTGTATCCATGATGTTCTACCCATCTTCGAATTTATATCaaatcttcatttaaaaaaaacattcatttctctttttaaccatcatttttttaatattaaataattaatattgtgaataaatttttaattattttatgatataatttaaagcTCGGCAAATAATACCTAtcttttattgtttaaaaaaaatgatatttgcataaaaaaataaaaaaatatcgaattatttaaaaaataaattcgatatttatttaaaaaataaataaatataacatttacataaaaaaataattttttaacagtaaattttaattttttttaaatcgatAGGACGGACGTTACTCTCCGAATCGTTATTCGAAATATCGAATTATCCACTCACGTCCAATCCTCGCATTGAATGTTACCTTTGCCTACATCCAAATCTAGTTGTTACACAAAATTTGTGAGGGACACAGATTTCGGAGGAAGACATGTGTTAAATCGGTGGCCTCACAGCTTGTATAGCTGTCAGAGATACGATACTGGAGgtaaaaaggaggaaaaaggaaagacgtCGAGTCACACAAAAGGTGGTGGTATTTTTAGTGCTCTGCGCGTAATCACACACAAGGAGGTTTGCATTGCGCCAGTCTCTCTCAATCTTCTTCGTCAATCATCAAATCATCCTTGGGAgcaatctctctcttcttccaaattccgagaaaaacaaaaacgaaagcTGTGGTAAATGAACAAATACTACCGTCTCTCTCAATCTCGCTAGTTCAatcatgtttcttttttcttctctcttctctactTTTTCGGGGTTCCTTTTGCATCATTTGCTCTGTAACTGTAGCTATTTGATCGCAGCAATACACTGATGATGTTAACTATCAAATGGCATGGACGAGGACAGGCCTGTGCGCCGTTTCTCCTAAAGTCTAACCACAGGTTTTGAACTACTAATGTTACTACTAATAGCAAGAATCGATCCTATTAGAACGGAGAACTAGCTATTGCTGCTAATTAGTATTTGTAAGTCACTTTCCCTATTTGGAAGCTTTTTTAGGAAGAAAAACGAGGTAATCAAGGTACAGAAGTCTAGTCCATCACACTCGAATGCAAAGAAAGCAAATTTATCAGCTGCAAGGAAAGAGAGAATTAAGCTGCCGAAGTATGATCATGGCTATGGGGGCAAGACATTTCATATTAGCGAATTTCTAAGACATCCTTCTGGAATTCAGGCAATGCTCAACACAAGAGTCTTGCAAAACTTTCAAGCTCTTGATTCGAACATTTACaggtccttttcttttcctccctgcTCCTTTGTTTTGGTGGCGCTTACAAGCATTGTTTTAGGGAAACTTTTATAGGAATCCAATCTTTATTACTTATCACTTTTATTAATAGTATACTAGAAATCATATCTCTAGCTTCTTGCGTGCTGGATATTCCCTACTATCCTTTTATCGTATGTGAAAGTTGCGTTGTTTGTAAACAGAATTAAACCTAAAACGATTAGATCTTGGATTTCTTGAGCATTGTAGAGAACAAAGTAAAGAAGACTCACGATTCTATTCTTCCGGAGAGCCCCTTTGTCTTTTGTTGTTCCATTTACAAGATTTTCCTTCCGGTGTATTCCAGAAGATTGGACTTCCAATGTAACTTTAGCTGTGGATGGAAAGTGATTAGTTGATTTTCTATGCTTTCTATGCAAGTTATATTACAAAATGTTCCTGGTCATTATGACGTGTAAAGTTGAGCAGATTACCTCAATGATATTTCAAGAAGGTCCACTTCTTTACTCAAACTAAATGAGAGTTctaaaattcaatataaatgaACCAGACAGTCAGTCTATTTTTGTTGTTCCAAAACTCATATAAGATACAAAGCCCCAGGACCTAGGTGTTCATGGAAAACACACCTTCCCCTGTGACTTTAGACTTTACATCTATTAAGGGAGATTTTGCTTACCTCTTTGTTTAAATTGAGTATCGACCAAAATTAATCCCCCACTGGTTCAGATGCTTTCTCCCAAAAGTTCaacttttagattttgaagCAGCCCCTGTGCTGGACTTGCGAGTAACCCCCACAAATGAAGACTGTACAGTCGAGATGCTTTCTTGCAAGGTGAGTTTCTCTTATCTACTAGagaatattacaagaaaaattactGCGGGTGGAGAAAAGGGCTCTTGTGGTGGCATCATATTTTCCTATTTCTGTTGTCATTGTCAGAAAAATGAGGatagaggaaaggaaaaaacaaaacacgtTGGTTTagaattcatttcaaataaaaggaATGTGGTACATAATTCATTTCAAACTACTTCATTAGGATCACTACTGTTTAGGAACACCAAATCCATGCTATCTTCCCACCAACAACACCACAACCATGCCACCACAATTGCTGCCATTGCCAGCATGTTGCCTCTCTGGCCACCATCCTATCACCACCACCACGACATCAACAATCATGGTTTCAGTTTCCAAATACTTGGAAACTAAACAAAAGATAATGGCTTGTTTCctatttttggaaaatggtaAAATGGCAGCACAACCAAATGCAACTCTTAAAAGACGCATGTATTATTTTGGGCAGCTGATAATTATGGGTAATTGATAAAgaccaatttatatatatatattaggcaTGGAATGGTGGATGTCAAATGTCTTGTAGCTTATTTAAAACAGGACATTAGAGGCTTACATGCCAGGAAGAAGACCGGAGGGCTTCGAGATAAACCTTATAagataattgaaagaaaaaaggaaagagaaaaaggaaaataacgGCAGAAATGGCATGCTCAAATATTAAGAAGTCTTCTTTTCCCTGTCAAATGTCAACTTTGACCGAGTACTTTGAGGGTCCCATCAAAATAATATGGCATAGTGTGTCTAGATCTCCAAGCATTAGGTGGCATGCCTAAGCACTTGGTTCATTCTATttttccaatgaaatatttatacaatcaaaAGATGTTTTTTCCGAATATGATGTGCAGTTTGAGGGCTCAGACATCTTGGAACGCCAAAACAACCACTTTTCaggtaatttgtttttagtAGAGATAGCTATAACAAGAATAAGTAGTTGatcatgagaaaaaaaaaaaaaactagaatttaCTGCACAAGATGaaccttttatatttttccttttttgtttctttgcgtcatcaaattaaagttgaaagtgTCAACTTGCATGAGATACTCAAGGGCTATTGAGATGCTTAATTGAAAGACCTACAAGAATCATTACTACAAAAGAtcttaaactatatatatagtgttatatatatttaacacgATGCAGACGACACAATAGttttcacaaagaaaaaatagttcTTGGTCAAATATTCTCATGGTCTGGTTCTTCAGGAGCTTCAAAGTAATCTTTTAGGATCCAGAAGTTCACCATGTAGGAtagattttttaagaaaataccAGGAAGCTCCTTTTGCTTGATTGGTTAAGCTCCAGCACGTTTTTATTCAGGGTCTCAGAAGCTCGTTGGTTTGGGATTTAATGTACACGCACATACATGATAATagcaatatttaaaatttctttaactTTTGCTCTGGATTTGCAGCATTTATGATGAATCACATGACCTGGGAGACAGATGATTTTGAGTCATTTTTGGAGATTGATGTGAAGTTGAATCTCATACTTGAGGTTGTAATTATTCCCCTTAAGATTaacttacatataaaaaaaattatgatcattACTTGGGTTGTGGCACACGCAGACAATTCTTCAATCATATAACTTCTTCATTGAATCTAAATCTTACTCCGGCTGTTATTGAGCTGAGGGTATGTATCACAAGTTTATCTACTGCTTGCAGATTTACACACTTCCATTTACCATGATGCCTATATCAGCTGTTGAGCATCCTGGAAATTTGTAAGCGattcaataataattttaattgcaGTTTCATCTATTGCAACCTACCAGTCTTAAATCAATCTTTCATGAAATATATGGTTGCCCATTATTGTAGACAACCAGCATGATAGAATAACATACAGATTTGGCTGACACAGTTTCATCACCTCATTAGCTATACCCTTGGTAATATCCTGTGTATGTTTTATAGAATCAAAACAATAGAAGTGCCACAATCAATGTTTGCATTCATGATCTTTAAAGAGGTACCTCTCAGAAGAGAAGTGTATTtggaatattttcttttcttgctaaatgtgtgttggaatttgaagaCAACCATGGTTTTCCAGGGTGTAAACTGGCCTTTGGTACCTTGAACCATTTTGTATGCAGTTCCTTATTTGACAATCTATGACGATGAACTCAACTTTGCATATCACTCCCATGGAAAAATATACGGGGACCAttaaggcccggtttgtattcgcaacccatttcaactcatttcaactcatctcactattattcattactattcatcaactttaactcacaaatctcactactattcacaatccatctcaactcatcttcgaattcaAACGACACCTAAGACTCTGTTTGTTTCTGAATATTGGTATCAGTTTAGGCGTCTCAAG
This genomic interval from Juglans microcarpa x Juglans regia isolate MS1-56 chromosome 4D, Jm3101_v1.0, whole genome shotgun sequence contains the following:
- the LOC121261269 gene encoding uncharacterized protein LOC121261269 isoform X2 produces the protein MLPLPTSKSSCYTKFVRDTDFGGRHVLNRWPHSLYSCQRYDTGGKKEEKGKTSSHTKGGGIFSALRVITHKEVCIAPVSLNLLRQSSNHPWEQSLSSSKFREKQKRKLCNTLMMLTIKWHGRGQACAPFLLKSNHRKKNEVIKVQKSSPSHSNAKKANLSAARKERIKLPKYDHGYGGKTFHISEFLRHPSGIQAMLNTRVLQNFQALDSNIYRCFLPKVQLLDFEAAPVLDLRVTPTNEDCTVEMLSCKFEGSDILERQNNHFSAFMMNHMTWETDDFESFLEIDVKLNLILEIYTLPFTMMPISAVEHPGNLMMQALVDRLVPVLLQQLLQDYDGWVHQQSDHIHELCP
- the LOC121261269 gene encoding uncharacterized protein LOC121261269 isoform X1; the encoded protein is MLPLPTSKSSCYTKFVRDTDFGGRHVLNRWPHSLYSCQRYDTGGKKEEKGKTSSHTKGGGIFSALRVITHKEVCIAPVSLNLLRQSSNHPWEQSLSSSKFREKQKRKLCNTLMMLTIKWHGRGQACAPFLLKSNHSFFRKKNEVIKVQKSSPSHSNAKKANLSAARKERIKLPKYDHGYGGKTFHISEFLRHPSGIQAMLNTRVLQNFQALDSNIYRCFLPKVQLLDFEAAPVLDLRVTPTNEDCTVEMLSCKFEGSDILERQNNHFSAFMMNHMTWETDDFESFLEIDVKLNLILEIYTLPFTMMPISAVEHPGNLMMQALVDRLVPVLLQQLLQDYDGWVHQQSDHIHELCP